The proteins below come from a single Eubacterium limosum genomic window:
- a CDS encoding MFS transporter: MKKQEITYQQLSKFRRALLIFLSGAGSGIIYVPIYLKNVFYEPLLMGLDITNAQLGFLSGMYGIMATILYIPCGIIADKLRLRTMAAGGFISTAAVVYWYATLPSYPVLVLIFAVLAVTTILIFWGCRYKLLRFAAAEADYPAVVGVSYALYGLGGLAINAVTLALFNAMPDYRVGVSASLIFLASVILVLGIISLFAIPHFKGEVTNDPDKKFNINEFIEALKHPGVWLASGTLFFVMIVYMGMNYTTPYLTDAFLAPLTLVSIVGMIRYYGIAIISAPLLGGIAKKVNSPSKTILVVMAASAVCCFAYLILPQTASFMMVAIVITLVLGFLANGAYGVASSVLTETHVPAHIFGAASGLLSVIGFLPESFMHQLFGSFIDNYELKGYTYIFICLTVSAVIAIGGCVATQIYMKKKYPKEETPAPAVEE, encoded by the coding sequence ATGAAAAAACAAGAGATTACCTACCAACAATTGTCCAAATTCAGGCGCGCGCTGCTCATCTTTTTATCCGGCGCCGGCAGCGGGATTATTTATGTTCCGATCTATTTGAAAAATGTATTCTACGAACCACTTTTGATGGGGCTTGACATCACCAACGCCCAGCTCGGCTTTTTGTCTGGGATGTATGGGATCATGGCGACGATTCTCTATATTCCCTGCGGCATTATCGCGGATAAGCTGAGGCTGAGAACCATGGCCGCCGGTGGTTTTATCAGCACGGCGGCAGTGGTCTACTGGTATGCGACGCTGCCGTCTTATCCGGTGTTGGTCTTAATTTTTGCCGTGCTGGCTGTGACCACCATCCTTATTTTCTGGGGATGCCGTTATAAATTACTGCGCTTTGCCGCGGCCGAAGCCGATTATCCGGCGGTTGTCGGTGTGAGCTACGCGCTGTACGGTCTTGGCGGCCTGGCCATCAACGCTGTGACCCTGGCTTTATTTAACGCAATGCCTGACTACCGCGTTGGTGTCAGCGCTTCGCTGATCTTTTTGGCAAGCGTTATCCTGGTTCTGGGGATCATCTCACTGTTTGCGATTCCGCATTTCAAAGGTGAGGTCACCAATGACCCCGACAAAAAGTTCAATATCAATGAATTCATTGAGGCACTCAAGCATCCGGGCGTCTGGCTGGCCAGCGGCACGCTGTTCTTTGTCATGATCGTCTATATGGGGATGAACTACACCACCCCGTACCTCACAGACGCCTTTTTAGCTCCGCTGACCTTAGTCAGCATTGTCGGGATGATCCGTTACTATGGGATTGCCATTATCTCTGCCCCGCTGCTGGGCGGGATTGCCAAAAAGGTTAATTCTCCCTCCAAAACCATTTTGGTGGTTATGGCAGCCAGCGCGGTCTGCTGCTTTGCTTACCTGATTTTACCCCAGACGGCAAGCTTTATGATGGTCGCCATTGTCATTACCCTGGTGCTGGGCTTCCTGGCCAACGGCGCTTACGGTGTTGCGTCCTCTGTCTTAACGGAAACCCATGTGCCAGCCCATATCTTTGGCGCGGCCTCCGGCCTTTTGTCCGTCATCGGATTCTTGCCAGAAAGCTTTATGCACCAGCTGTTCGGGAGCTTTATCGACAATTATGAGCTCAAGGGATACACCTATATTTTCATTTGTCTGACCGTCAGCGCGGTTATTGCCATCGGCGGCTGTGTCGCGACTCAGATTTACATGAAGAAAAAATACCCGAAGGAAGAAACACCTGCACCTGCCGTAGAAGAATAA
- a CDS encoding trimethylamine methyltransferase family protein yields the protein MLKGNLFTTFYSKDDIELIHESVLRVFNEVGVKFEYEEALELFKKHGARVEGDLVFIPEELLNKALSTIPESFEIVGPESKLEIGIGKGLVVAPTNGCPNLEDWDGNYRQTNADDLENFYKIINTSDVYGISSQVAADIPGFENCPTESALAQMAMMAKYSRKPMYNILGITPHNYKRGNAREGARECVQLIKKYMDNFDDYVCYSGMCVLPPLTVGTDALEHYFAFAEEKQPITITTCSMTNMTAPPSLMGSIVADFANMLAVAVMIQLIEPGLPVILSPFSSVSDMREVRLMTGAPEFLMIMSGHIAMGDFYRIPVRCSGALADGFTYDYQAGVESTLGALAVSLSNACILPHASGDLSNFNLLSFPKFMMDEEMLRYMKRLHDGVAISEKKANVELIKKVGPRGVYLKGRTPKDYREETYLTSPVFNRGTCNEEGRAATPPIQERAYKVYKERIESFELPDMTQAQKDLLNEHLPEKFKIK from the coding sequence ATGTTAAAAGGCAATTTATTTACGACATTTTATTCAAAGGATGATATCGAACTGATTCACGAAAGTGTGCTGAGAGTATTCAACGAAGTAGGCGTTAAGTTTGAATATGAGGAAGCACTGGAACTTTTCAAAAAACACGGCGCACGGGTTGAAGGGGACCTGGTATTCATTCCGGAAGAATTACTCAATAAAGCACTGAGCACCATTCCAGAATCATTTGAAATCGTTGGACCAGAAAGCAAACTGGAAATCGGGATTGGCAAGGGTTTGGTGGTTGCACCGACCAACGGCTGCCCAAATTTGGAAGACTGGGACGGAAACTATCGCCAGACCAACGCAGACGACCTGGAAAACTTCTACAAAATCATTAACACCAGTGATGTTTACGGCATTTCCAGCCAGGTTGCCGCGGATATTCCAGGCTTTGAAAACTGCCCGACCGAATCTGCGCTGGCGCAGATGGCCATGATGGCGAAATACTCCAGAAAGCCCATGTACAATATCTTAGGGATCACCCCTCACAACTACAAACGCGGCAATGCCCGAGAAGGCGCCCGTGAATGTGTCCAGCTGATCAAGAAATACATGGATAACTTCGATGATTATGTCTGCTACTCCGGTATGTGCGTGCTGCCGCCGTTGACAGTAGGGACAGATGCGCTGGAACATTACTTCGCTTTCGCCGAAGAAAAACAGCCGATCACCATTACCACCTGCTCCATGACCAATATGACCGCGCCACCGTCACTGATGGGCTCCATCGTTGCCGACTTCGCCAACATGCTGGCCGTTGCGGTCATGATCCAGCTGATCGAACCGGGTTTACCGGTGATCTTAAGCCCGTTCTCATCCGTTTCCGATATGCGTGAAGTCCGTCTGATGACCGGCGCACCGGAATTCCTGATGATCATGTCCGGCCACATCGCCATGGGCGATTTCTACCGGATTCCGGTACGCTGCTCCGGCGCTCTGGCCGATGGCTTCACCTATGACTACCAGGCCGGCGTTGAAAGTACCCTGGGCGCATTGGCCGTCTCCCTGTCCAATGCCTGTATCCTGCCCCATGCTTCCGGCGACTTATCAAACTTTAACCTGTTAAGTTTCCCGAAATTCATGATGGACGAAGAAATGCTGCGCTACATGAAGCGTCTCCACGATGGTGTTGCCATTTCCGAAAAGAAAGCCAATGTTGAGCTGATCAAGAAGGTTGGGCCACGCGGCGTTTACCTGAAGGGCAGAACACCAAAGGACTACCGCGAAGAAACCTACCTCACCAGCCCAGTTTTCAACAGAGGCACCTGCAACGAAGAAGGCCGCGCAGCAACACCACCGATCCAGGAACGCGCTTACAAGGTATACAAAGAAAGAATCGAAAGCTTCGAATTACCGGATATGACCCAGGCTCAGAAGGACCTGCTGAACGAACACCTTCCGGAAAAATTCAAGATCAAATAA
- a CDS encoding sigma-54 interaction domain-containing protein encodes MSSIDRYSEYFQEYLRSLSKDTYIDILEHCFAEITVTDAEGYVIYANPASLQYHGMSSEDMCKLNFFTSFNGLWTPPSVDYAIENKRTVFARQRYLMTNETHITITTPIYDKNENLVMVVFTSFKEKPISSFDLDCEKNESNEKAKYSSSEETKESNNIVGRSYNLYATLNKLRKGAKSDIPVLLLGESGVGKSLFAKYIHDSSLRSDKPFVSINCASIPDNLIESELFGYVPYAFTGASPKGKKGLVELADGGTLFLDEIGELQPNIQVKLLDFLENQRFTSVGGLEIKTVDTRIITATNKNLQKLVQKNKFREDLFWRINGITQTIPSLRDRRSDILPIAQYYLDKHNKKYDKDKMFASPVIEALIQYDWPGNVRQLKNAVEYMAVMSIGNIVSTDKLPEQILDFLKKNQTKKKTVIFDDMVEEYKREIIQSYYKSYSNVNEMASALGLSQATAYRLVSKYVDKGSKKEKSKESKE; translated from the coding sequence ATGAGTTCAATTGACCGCTACAGTGAATATTTTCAGGAATATCTGAGATCCCTGTCAAAAGATACCTACATTGATATTTTAGAACACTGCTTTGCCGAAATTACCGTTACTGATGCTGAAGGCTATGTGATCTACGCCAATCCGGCCAGCCTGCAGTACCACGGCATGTCATCGGAGGATATGTGTAAGCTTAATTTTTTTACTTCCTTCAACGGCCTATGGACCCCGCCGTCTGTGGATTACGCCATCGAAAATAAACGGACTGTATTTGCCAGGCAGCGGTATCTGATGACCAACGAGACACATATCACCATCACCACCCCTATATATGATAAAAACGAAAACCTGGTCATGGTCGTCTTTACTTCCTTCAAGGAAAAACCCATCAGTTCCTTTGACCTCGACTGCGAAAAAAACGAATCCAATGAAAAAGCAAAATACAGCAGCAGTGAGGAAACCAAGGAAAGCAACAACATCGTTGGCCGCAGCTACAATCTTTACGCCACCCTCAACAAGCTGCGAAAAGGCGCAAAATCGGATATTCCCGTTCTCCTCCTCGGTGAGAGCGGGGTCGGAAAAAGCCTCTTTGCCAAATATATCCACGATTCCAGTCTGCGCAGCGACAAACCTTTTGTCTCCATCAACTGCGCCTCCATCCCGGATAATCTCATCGAGAGCGAGCTCTTCGGTTATGTCCCCTACGCCTTTACCGGCGCCAGCCCCAAGGGTAAAAAAGGCTTGGTGGAGTTGGCAGACGGCGGTACCCTGTTTCTCGATGAAATCGGCGAGCTCCAGCCGAATATCCAGGTAAAGCTCCTGGACTTTCTCGAAAACCAGCGGTTTACATCCGTTGGCGGCCTGGAAATCAAAACCGTGGATACCCGTATCATTACCGCTACCAATAAAAATCTCCAGAAACTCGTCCAGAAAAACAAATTCCGTGAGGATCTGTTCTGGCGTATCAACGGCATCACCCAGACCATCCCATCCCTCCGGGACCGCCGCAGCGATATTCTGCCCATTGCCCAGTATTATCTGGATAAGCACAATAAAAAATACGACAAGGACAAGATGTTCGCAAGCCCGGTCATCGAAGCCCTCATCCAATATGACTGGCCCGGCAATGTCCGCCAGCTCAAAAATGCCGTGGAGTACATGGCTGTTATGAGCATTGGAAATATTGTCAGCACCGATAAACTGCCCGAGCAAATTCTTGATTTTCTCAAGAAAAACCAGACGAAAAAGAAGACTGTCATTTTTGACGATATGGTTGAGGAATACAAGCGCGAAATTATCCAGAGCTATTACAAAAGCTATTCCAACGTCAATGAGATGGCCTCAGCCTTGGGTCTCAGCCAGGCAACCGCCTACCGCCTGGTCAGCAAATATGTGGACAAAGGCAGCAAAAAAGAAAAAAGCAAAGAATCAAAAGAATGA
- a CDS encoding MgtC/SapB family protein, producing MMLIWELELFARVVVAGICGAAIGYERQNRLKEAGIRTHLIVALGAALMMVVSKYGFSDIIGQDGIALDPSRIAAQIVTGVGFLGAGIIFVHKQSVSGLTTAAGIWATAGVGMAIGAGLYLIGVASALLIIILQIILHKNFRWLNVYVGEMIHVHLVPSEAALERFKEKITQECVEIINFKIKRNAEDCISMELYVKLPENYPAAHLLALFKDDPDIISIEL from the coding sequence ATGATGCTGATATGGGAACTTGAATTATTTGCCCGGGTGGTTGTCGCGGGGATTTGCGGGGCGGCTATTGGTTATGAACGGCAAAACCGCCTGAAAGAGGCGGGGATAAGAACACATCTGATTGTAGCCCTGGGGGCAGCGTTGATGATGGTTGTTTCAAAATATGGTTTTTCGGATATTATCGGGCAGGATGGTATTGCGCTGGACCCTTCGCGAATTGCGGCTCAGATTGTCACTGGTGTTGGATTTTTGGGCGCGGGGATTATTTTTGTCCATAAACAGTCTGTCAGCGGGTTGACGACAGCAGCTGGAATTTGGGCGACCGCAGGCGTTGGCATGGCCATTGGCGCGGGGCTTTACCTTATCGGAGTGGCGTCGGCTTTACTGATCATTATTCTTCAGATTATCCTGCACAAGAATTTCCGCTGGCTCAATGTTTATGTGGGAGAGATGATCCATGTGCATCTGGTACCGAGTGAAGCGGCGCTGGAGCGTTTTAAGGAAAAAATCACTCAGGAATGTGTGGAGATTATCAATTTTAAAATCAAACGAAATGCGGAGGACTGTATTTCCATGGAGCTGTATGTAAAGCTGCCTGAAAATTATCCGGCGGCGCATCTGCTGGCTTTGTTTAAGGACGATCCGGATATTATTAGTATTGAATTATAG